The following are from one region of the Mus caroli chromosome 13, CAROLI_EIJ_v1.1, whole genome shotgun sequence genome:
- the LOC110308390 gene encoding putative vomeronasal receptor-like protein 4, with protein MVLQFIKEIIFFFMTMVGILGNMSASVNYMFSWWGSPEKRPIHLILIHLTFTNIILLLAKGLQKTITVFRLRNFLDDIGCKIIVYLERVARGLSICTSSFLTVVQAIIISPRASGWSRLRPKSAWHILPFFSFFWILNAFISVNLIHSIRSIGMNTSQHKNSDNYCYLTLESQKIKWIVLPLMVLRDAVFQGAMGGASGYMVFLLHKHHQHVLYLQNSKLLYRTPPELRAAQSVLLLMLCFVFFYWTDCAFSLFLSLSLGDYLLMVSIHESVTLVYAISSPLVLIHRDGLLTECCHSQWETLRKFLSLLYF; from the coding sequence ATGGTTTTGCAGTTtattaaggaaataatttttttcttcatgactaTGGTTGGCATTCTGGGGAATATGTCTGCTTCTGTGAATTATATGTTCAGTTGGTGGGGAAGCCCTGAGAAGAGACCCATACACCTTATTCTCATTCACTTGACTTTTACAAACATCATACTTCTGCTTGCAAAAGGATTGCAAAAGACAATAACAGTTTTTAGGTTGAGAAACTTCCTGGATGACATAGGCTGTAAGATCATTGTTTACCTGGAGAGGGTGGCCCGTGGCCTCTCCATCTGCACCAGCAGTTTCCTCACTGTGGTCCAGGCCATCATCATCAGTCCCAGAGCGTCTGGGTGGAGCAGACTCAGGCCAAAGTCTGCATGGCACATCCTTccattcttctcatttttttggaTACTCAATGCTTTCATAAGTGTGAACCTAATCCATTCGATTAGAAGTATAGGTATGAATACATCACAGCATAAGAATAGTGACAACTATTGTTATTTGACACTAGAAAGTCAGAAAATCAAATGGATTGTTCTTCCTCTCATGGTCCTGAGAGATGCAGTGTTTCAGGGTGCCATGGGAGGGGCCAGTGGCTACATGGTATTTCTTCTCCACAAGCACCACCAGCATGTCCTCTACCTTCAGAACTCCAAGCTTCTTTACAGAACTCCTCCTGAGCTGAGAGCTGCTCAAAGTGTCCTCCTTCtgatgctctgttttgttttcttctactggACTGATTGtgccttttctctgtttctaagTCTCTCTTTAGGGGACTATTTGTTGATGGTAAGTATTCATGAATCTGTGACCCTTGTTTATGCAATTTCCAGTCCCCTCGTGCTGATTCACAGGGATGGACTTTTGACTGAATGTTGTCATTCTCAATGGGAGACATTGAGAAAATTTCTCTCTCTACTATATTTTTAA